A DNA window from Takifugu flavidus isolate HTHZ2018 chromosome 15, ASM371156v2, whole genome shotgun sequence contains the following coding sequences:
- the rpap2 gene encoding putative RNA polymerase II subunit B1 CTD phosphatase rpap2 isoform X2, with protein sequence MDTETRCGTAGIRTKTRSTKEDARMEVTKKQIKQKSELEKKALRIVECLLEDDVTEEFLTESAQFITPAHYKDATEERSIIKVCGYPLCSNRLDNVPNQKYKISTKSNRIYDLTVRKCFCSNFCYKASKHFELQISSTPLWMRGYGSPSEIILMKKGDVYSDSVGEEVMLLNRLQEKDVEDPQPEQPCSSEMLSAEDDLNHNYSDQEQDFLSRVLSEPQGRRVHWGSLPTEAISSPEDTGVEEVTSEMTACTLSGNSVTPPIMDSDPMTSPPPNVSQCPPSTMDLTSLKISQVGVSKSGAAGLQDVLRKHSGTKPDLLQQNLLMCLRGTLKDWCTESTLDLLYGAGHPPESNIFTDAGEEKEEELDEDDLDDDEAEDIDAPGPKKAPSSVPDFETLRKDTQEFELRVREFYKGTWILPDEEEKPGKRVTAQDQPAVAPALPLVDSRAQHTIQKRITVEKLTSCLKNIIGPLQLTLSDITTDLNELVRTFKFTNKNIIHKTPEWTIIAVVLLHVLSAVSPLVREALEAPAFAEYRNTLMKDLGLREQDLLDLVRVFKMPPHIKTRSRNV encoded by the exons ATGGATACTGAAACAAGATGTGGAACAG CTGGAATAAGAACCAAAACACGCAGCACTAAAGAAGATGCAAG GATGGAGGTTACGAAGAAGCAGATAAAGCAAAAGTCAGAACTGGAGAAAAAAGCATTAAGAATAGTGGAGTGTCTCCTGGAAGACGATGTGACAGAAGAGTTTCTCACTGAATCA GCCCAGTTTATCACTCCTGCTCACTACAAGGATGCCACCGAGGAGAGATCTATCATTAAAGTGTGTGGTTACCCCCTGTGTTCTAATAGGCTGGACAAT gtCCCCAACCAAAAGTACAAAATTTCCACGAAGAGCAATAGGATATACGATTTAACGGTGCGCAAG TGTTTTTGCAGTAACTTCTGCTATAAAGCTTCCAAACATTTTGAGCTTCAAATATCGAGCACGCCGCTTTGGATGAGGGGGTATGGCAG TCCTTCAGAAATTATACTGATGAAGAAAGGAGATGT CTATAGTGATAGTGTAGGTGAGGAGGTGATGCTGTTAAATCGTCTCCAGGAAAAGGACGTCGAGGACCCTCAACCTGAGCAGCCATGCAGCTCTGAGATGCTCTCTGCTGAAGATGACCTCAATCACAATTACAGTGATCAAGAGCAAGACTTCCTCTCCAGAGTGCTTTCTGAGCCACAGGGGCGCAGGGTGCACTGGGGCAGCCTGCCCACCGAGGCCATAAGCTCGCCCGAGGATACCGGCGTGGAAGAAGTTACATCTGAAATGACTGCATGCACGTTGTCAGGGAATTCTGTTACCCCCCCAATTATGGACTCTGATCCAATGACCTCTCCACCCCCAAATGTGAGTCAATGCCCCCCCTCCACTATGGATTTAACCAGCCTTAAAATCAGTCAGGTGGGTGTGAGCAAGAGTGGAGCAGCAGGGCTACAAGATGTGCTCAGGAAGCATTCTGGGACCAAACCTGACTTACTACAACAGAATTTACTCATGTGCCTGAGGGGCACTTTAAAGGACTGGTGTACTGAATCAACTCTGGACTTGTTGTACGGTGCTGGCCACCCACCAGAATCTAATATTTTTACTGAtgctggagaagaaaaagaggaagagctggatgaagatgaccttgatgatgatgaggcaGAAGACATCGATGCCCCAGGGCCGAAGAAAGCTCCCTCTTCGGTGCCAGACTTTGAGACCCTGCGGAAAGACACCCAGGAGTTTGAGCTAAGAGTCAGGGAGTTTTATAAAGGCACCTGGATCCTGCCTGACGAAGAGGAAAAGCCTGGAAAAAGG GTGACAGCCCAGGACCAGCCAGCAGTGGCCCCAGCTCTGCCGCTGGTCGACTCTCGTGCTCAACACACCATCCAGAAACGGATCACCGTGGAAAAGCTCACGAGCTG CCTCAAAAACATCATCGGACCTTTGCAGCTCACCCTGAGCGACATCACCACTGACCTGAACGAGCTGGTCAGGACCTTCAA GTTCACCAACAAGAACATCATCCACAAAACCCCCGAGTGGACGATCATAGCCGTCGTGCTTCTTCACGT GTTGTCAGCAGTGTCTCCGCTTGTACGAGAAGCTCTGGAGGCGCCGGCATTTGCCGAGTATCGGAACACGCTGATGAAGGATCTCGGCCTACGGGAGCAGGACCTCCTGGATCTGGTCCGGGTGTTTAAAATGCCCCCCCACATAAAAACAAGGAGCCGAAATGTATAA
- the rpl5a gene encoding 60S ribosomal protein L5a, with the protein MSSPAAAPNLPSQLPLVGNVSLIGRQLKCPKMGFVKVVKNKAYFKRYEVKFRRRREGKTDYFARKRLVVQDKNKYNTPKYRMIVRLSNRDICCQIAYAKIEGDHIVCAAYSHELPKYGITVGLTNYAAAYCTGLLLARRLLHKFGMEQVYEGQVEVTGEEFNVESIDGQPGAFTCYLDAGLARTTTGNKVFGALKGAVDGGLAIPHSLKRFPGYDTESKEFDAEVHRKHIMGMNVADYMSYLMEEDEDAYKKQFSRFIKNGVTPDTVEEMYKKAHTSIRANPIHEKKPKKDVKKKRWNRAKLSLAQRKNRVAQKKASFLRAQEQEAGDG; encoded by the exons ATGAGCAGCCCGGCAGCTGCGCCAAATTTGCCAAGTCAGCTTCCGCTTGTTGGCAACGTTTCGCTCATAGGAAGACAGTTAAAGTGCCCTAAAATG GGGTTCGTTAAAGTGGTAAAAAACAAGGCTTATTTCAAAAGATATGAAGTCaaattcaggaggaggaggg AGGGCAAAACGGACTACTTTGCCCGAAAGCGGCTGGTTGTGCAGGACAAGAACAAGTACAACACACCCAAGTACCGAATGATTGTGAGGCTCTCCAACAGGGACATCTGCTGCCAG ATTGCTTATGCCAAAATCGAAGGAGACCATATTGTGTGTGCAGCTTACTCTCACGAGCTGCCCAAATACGGGATCACCGTGGGCCTCACCAACTACGCCGCAGCGTATTGCACGGGGCTGCTGCTGGCACGTCGG CTGCTGCACAAGTTTGGAATGGAGCAGGTGTACGAGGGCCAGGTGGAGGTGACCGGAGAGGAATTCAATGTGGAGAGCATTGACGGCCAGCCAGGTGCCTTCACCTGTTACTTGGATGCAGGTCTGGCCAGAACCACCACTGGGAACAAGGTCTTTGGTGCTCTGAAGGGAGCAGTTGATGGAGGCCTGGCCATCCCTCACAG TCTGAAGCGCTTCCCCGGTTACGATACAGAGAGCAAAGAGTTTGACGCAGAGGTGCATCGCAAACACATCATGGGCATGAACGTGGCCGACTACATGTCTTacctgatggaggaggacgaggacgccTACAAGAAACAGTTCTCTCGCTTCATCAAGAACGGTGTCACTCCGGACACG gTGGAGGAAATGTACAAAAAAGCACACACCAGCATCAGGGCGAACCCCATACAcgaaaagaaacccaaaaaagACGTCAAGAAGAAGAG GTGGAACCGTGCCAAGTTATCTCTGGCACAGAGGAAGAACCGCGTCGCTCAGAAGAAGGCCAGTTTCCTACGAGCACAAGAGCAAGAAGCAGGCGACGGATAG
- the gfi1aa gene encoding growth factor independent 1A transcription repressor a, protein MPRSFLVKSKRAHSYHLPRYPDDDCSALDAILAHACAEGKSQTELAPDPVPLVDVTAGADRLSPGSRLPSPCSLTSSSPLSCGGSVCDRSSDCDFWRPPSPSSSPDPEKCSTPAAQTGTNFNIPPLFPYPWNTHSSSELRRLVQRPFHPHLQGHRGARLPVGVYSAEDRAAEALYAQRAPVSGCYQDFSSTAHPICSRRPGDDFYVDVKQNTREPEIKPESDFICSNLESSGSFKCVKCCKVFSTPHGLEVHVRRSHSGTRPFECGVCGKTFGHAVSLDQHRAVHSQERSFSCKICGKSFKRSSTLSTHLLIHSDTRPYPCQYCGKRFHQKSDMKKHTFIHTGEKPHKCQVCGKAFSQSSNLITHSRKHTGFKPFGCDLCGKGFQRKVDLRRHKETQHGLK, encoded by the exons ATGCCGAGGTCGTTCCTGGTGAAGAGCAAACGGGCCCACAGCTACCACCTGCCCCGGTACCCCGACGATGACTGCAGCGCACTGGACGCTATTCTGGCTCACGCCTGCGCAG AGGGCAAATCTCAGACGGAGCTCGCGCCTGACCCGGTGCCGCTGGTGGATGTGACCGCCGGCGCTGACAGACTGTCCCCTGGGTCACGGCTCCCGTCCCCGTgctcgctgacctccagctccccGCTGAGCTGCggaggcagcgtgtgtgacCGATCCTCCGACTGTGATTTCTGGCgccccccgtccccctcctcaTCACCGG ATCCAGAGAAATGCTCCACTCCAGCAGCGCAAACTGGCACCAACTTCAACATCCCTCCTCTGTTTCCATACCCCTGGAACACGCACTCCAGCTCCGAGTTGAGAAGGCTTGTCCAGAGGCCGTTCCACCCCCACCTACAGGGCCACAGGGGCGCTCGCTTACCCGTCGGTGTCTACAGCGCAGAGGACAGAGCCGCCGAGGCGCTTTACGCACAGCGCGCTCCGGTGTCGGGCTGCTACCAGGACTTTTCCTCAACGGCTCATCCGATCTGCAGCAGGCGGCCCGGAGACGATTTCTATGTGGATGTAAAACAGAACACCCGTGAACCGGAAATAAAGCCCGAGAGTGACTTTATTTGCTCAAATCTTGAGTCGAGTGGTTCCTTCAAGTGCGTTAAATGTTGCAAG GTTTTCTCCACACCTCATGGACTGGAGGTCCACGTCCGGCGGTCGCACAGTGGGACGCGGCCGTTTGAGTGCGGAGTCTGCGGGAAAACCTTCGGACACGCCGTGAGCTTGGATCAGCACCGAGCGGTCCACTCTCAG gagaggagcttcagctgtaaAATCTGCGGGAAAAGCTTCAAGCGCTCCTCCACGCTCTCAACGCACCTGCTCATCCACTCGGACACTCGGCCTTATCCGTGCCAGTACTGCGGGAAGAGGTTCCACCAGAAGTCAGACATGAAGAAACACACGTTTATCCACACAG GGGAGAAGCCGCACAAGTGTCAGGTGTGCGGGAAGGCCTTCAGCCAGAGCTCCAATCTCATCACGCACAGCAGGAAGCACACGGGCTTCAAACCTTTTGGCTGTGACCTCTGCGGGAAAGGCTTTCAGAGGAAAGTGGACCTGCGGAGACACAAGGAGACCCAACACGGACTGAAATGA
- the rpap2 gene encoding putative RNA polymerase II subunit B1 CTD phosphatase rpap2 isoform X1, with product MDTETRCGTAGIRTKTRSTKEDARRMEVTKKQIKQKSELEKKALRIVECLLEDDVTEEFLTESAQFITPAHYKDATEERSIIKVCGYPLCSNRLDNVPNQKYKISTKSNRIYDLTVRKCFCSNFCYKASKHFELQISSTPLWMRGYGSPSEIILMKKGDVYSDSVGEEVMLLNRLQEKDVEDPQPEQPCSSEMLSAEDDLNHNYSDQEQDFLSRVLSEPQGRRVHWGSLPTEAISSPEDTGVEEVTSEMTACTLSGNSVTPPIMDSDPMTSPPPNVSQCPPSTMDLTSLKISQVGVSKSGAAGLQDVLRKHSGTKPDLLQQNLLMCLRGTLKDWCTESTLDLLYGAGHPPESNIFTDAGEEKEEELDEDDLDDDEAEDIDAPGPKKAPSSVPDFETLRKDTQEFELRVREFYKGTWILPDEEEKPGKRVTAQDQPAVAPALPLVDSRAQHTIQKRITVEKLTSCLKNIIGPLQLTLSDITTDLNELVRTFKFTNKNIIHKTPEWTIIAVVLLHVLSAVSPLVREALEAPAFAEYRNTLMKDLGLREQDLLDLVRVFKMPPHIKTRSRNV from the exons ATGGATACTGAAACAAGATGTGGAACAG CTGGAATAAGAACCAAAACACGCAGCACTAAAGAAGATGCAAGAAG GATGGAGGTTACGAAGAAGCAGATAAAGCAAAAGTCAGAACTGGAGAAAAAAGCATTAAGAATAGTGGAGTGTCTCCTGGAAGACGATGTGACAGAAGAGTTTCTCACTGAATCA GCCCAGTTTATCACTCCTGCTCACTACAAGGATGCCACCGAGGAGAGATCTATCATTAAAGTGTGTGGTTACCCCCTGTGTTCTAATAGGCTGGACAAT gtCCCCAACCAAAAGTACAAAATTTCCACGAAGAGCAATAGGATATACGATTTAACGGTGCGCAAG TGTTTTTGCAGTAACTTCTGCTATAAAGCTTCCAAACATTTTGAGCTTCAAATATCGAGCACGCCGCTTTGGATGAGGGGGTATGGCAG TCCTTCAGAAATTATACTGATGAAGAAAGGAGATGT CTATAGTGATAGTGTAGGTGAGGAGGTGATGCTGTTAAATCGTCTCCAGGAAAAGGACGTCGAGGACCCTCAACCTGAGCAGCCATGCAGCTCTGAGATGCTCTCTGCTGAAGATGACCTCAATCACAATTACAGTGATCAAGAGCAAGACTTCCTCTCCAGAGTGCTTTCTGAGCCACAGGGGCGCAGGGTGCACTGGGGCAGCCTGCCCACCGAGGCCATAAGCTCGCCCGAGGATACCGGCGTGGAAGAAGTTACATCTGAAATGACTGCATGCACGTTGTCAGGGAATTCTGTTACCCCCCCAATTATGGACTCTGATCCAATGACCTCTCCACCCCCAAATGTGAGTCAATGCCCCCCCTCCACTATGGATTTAACCAGCCTTAAAATCAGTCAGGTGGGTGTGAGCAAGAGTGGAGCAGCAGGGCTACAAGATGTGCTCAGGAAGCATTCTGGGACCAAACCTGACTTACTACAACAGAATTTACTCATGTGCCTGAGGGGCACTTTAAAGGACTGGTGTACTGAATCAACTCTGGACTTGTTGTACGGTGCTGGCCACCCACCAGAATCTAATATTTTTACTGAtgctggagaagaaaaagaggaagagctggatgaagatgaccttgatgatgatgaggcaGAAGACATCGATGCCCCAGGGCCGAAGAAAGCTCCCTCTTCGGTGCCAGACTTTGAGACCCTGCGGAAAGACACCCAGGAGTTTGAGCTAAGAGTCAGGGAGTTTTATAAAGGCACCTGGATCCTGCCTGACGAAGAGGAAAAGCCTGGAAAAAGG GTGACAGCCCAGGACCAGCCAGCAGTGGCCCCAGCTCTGCCGCTGGTCGACTCTCGTGCTCAACACACCATCCAGAAACGGATCACCGTGGAAAAGCTCACGAGCTG CCTCAAAAACATCATCGGACCTTTGCAGCTCACCCTGAGCGACATCACCACTGACCTGAACGAGCTGGTCAGGACCTTCAA GTTCACCAACAAGAACATCATCCACAAAACCCCCGAGTGGACGATCATAGCCGTCGTGCTTCTTCACGT GTTGTCAGCAGTGTCTCCGCTTGTACGAGAAGCTCTGGAGGCGCCGGCATTTGCCGAGTATCGGAACACGCTGATGAAGGATCTCGGCCTACGGGAGCAGGACCTCCTGGATCTGGTCCGGGTGTTTAAAATGCCCCCCCACATAAAAACAAGGAGCCGAAATGTATAA
- the rpap2 gene encoding putative RNA polymerase II subunit B1 CTD phosphatase rpap2 isoform X3, whose product MDTETRCGTAGIRTKTRSTKEDARRMEVTKKQIKQKSELEKKALRIVECLLEDDVTEEFLTESAQFITPAHYKDATEERSIIKVCGYPLCSNRLDNVPNQKYKISTKSNRIYDLTVRKCFCSNFCYKASKHFELQISSTPLWMRGYGSPSEIILMKKGDVYSDSVGEEVMLLNRLQEKDVEDPQPEQPCSSEMLSAEDDLNHNYSDQEQDFLSRVLSEPQGRRVHWGSLPTEAISSPEDTGVEEVTSEMTACTLSGNSVTPPIMDSDPMTSPPPNVSQCPPSTMDLTSLKISQVGVSKSGAAGLQDVLRKHSGTKPDLLQQNLLMCLRGTLKDWCTESTLDLLYGAGHPPESNIFTDAGEEKEEELDEDDLDDDEAEDIDAPGPKKAPSSVPDFETLRKDTQEFELRVREFYKGTWILPDEEEKPGKRVTAQDQPAVAPALPLVDSRAQHTIQKRITVEKLTSCLKNIIGPLQLTLSDITTDLNELVRTFKFTNKNIIHKTPEWTIIAVVLLHVSRTVPCCSRLSTH is encoded by the exons ATGGATACTGAAACAAGATGTGGAACAG CTGGAATAAGAACCAAAACACGCAGCACTAAAGAAGATGCAAGAAG GATGGAGGTTACGAAGAAGCAGATAAAGCAAAAGTCAGAACTGGAGAAAAAAGCATTAAGAATAGTGGAGTGTCTCCTGGAAGACGATGTGACAGAAGAGTTTCTCACTGAATCA GCCCAGTTTATCACTCCTGCTCACTACAAGGATGCCACCGAGGAGAGATCTATCATTAAAGTGTGTGGTTACCCCCTGTGTTCTAATAGGCTGGACAAT gtCCCCAACCAAAAGTACAAAATTTCCACGAAGAGCAATAGGATATACGATTTAACGGTGCGCAAG TGTTTTTGCAGTAACTTCTGCTATAAAGCTTCCAAACATTTTGAGCTTCAAATATCGAGCACGCCGCTTTGGATGAGGGGGTATGGCAG TCCTTCAGAAATTATACTGATGAAGAAAGGAGATGT CTATAGTGATAGTGTAGGTGAGGAGGTGATGCTGTTAAATCGTCTCCAGGAAAAGGACGTCGAGGACCCTCAACCTGAGCAGCCATGCAGCTCTGAGATGCTCTCTGCTGAAGATGACCTCAATCACAATTACAGTGATCAAGAGCAAGACTTCCTCTCCAGAGTGCTTTCTGAGCCACAGGGGCGCAGGGTGCACTGGGGCAGCCTGCCCACCGAGGCCATAAGCTCGCCCGAGGATACCGGCGTGGAAGAAGTTACATCTGAAATGACTGCATGCACGTTGTCAGGGAATTCTGTTACCCCCCCAATTATGGACTCTGATCCAATGACCTCTCCACCCCCAAATGTGAGTCAATGCCCCCCCTCCACTATGGATTTAACCAGCCTTAAAATCAGTCAGGTGGGTGTGAGCAAGAGTGGAGCAGCAGGGCTACAAGATGTGCTCAGGAAGCATTCTGGGACCAAACCTGACTTACTACAACAGAATTTACTCATGTGCCTGAGGGGCACTTTAAAGGACTGGTGTACTGAATCAACTCTGGACTTGTTGTACGGTGCTGGCCACCCACCAGAATCTAATATTTTTACTGAtgctggagaagaaaaagaggaagagctggatgaagatgaccttgatgatgatgaggcaGAAGACATCGATGCCCCAGGGCCGAAGAAAGCTCCCTCTTCGGTGCCAGACTTTGAGACCCTGCGGAAAGACACCCAGGAGTTTGAGCTAAGAGTCAGGGAGTTTTATAAAGGCACCTGGATCCTGCCTGACGAAGAGGAAAAGCCTGGAAAAAGG GTGACAGCCCAGGACCAGCCAGCAGTGGCCCCAGCTCTGCCGCTGGTCGACTCTCGTGCTCAACACACCATCCAGAAACGGATCACCGTGGAAAAGCTCACGAGCTG CCTCAAAAACATCATCGGACCTTTGCAGCTCACCCTGAGCGACATCACCACTGACCTGAACGAGCTGGTCAGGACCTTCAA GTTCACCAACAAGAACATCATCCACAAAACCCCCGAGTGGACGATCATAGCCGTCGTGCTTCTTCACGT tTCACGGACAGTTCCTTGCTGCTCCCGTCTAAGTACACACTGA